A section of the Paramisgurnus dabryanus chromosome 4, PD_genome_1.1, whole genome shotgun sequence genome encodes:
- the LOC135752322 gene encoding uncharacterized protein isoform X1, with protein sequence MKLSETSVAVLMMMDVMCCKSVGTDLSMLDIDDFITEISQLKKEVALLETKLRLRGDEGLKREDVDVVCCESSTQDSELSLTLLCYTESKPTDAQDTTVCDSNQGLQDEESTDQTSTESLDSVWNAGEQQQILQTKLKMCSVKLIDCTNLMMETGRETTAEEDHTDDDDDDDDGDDDDDFIPSDEKSDSCSEGEITSSTSKERWTAQTHFSITGGETLSSQRNSEEKHTKQKLFTCRRCKISFTTLQEKKLHSQEHREKKKKLQCKKSDEKSFHCTECDTHFSTKGNLDAHKTIHTGEKPYECSHCEMRFRLKPHLKKHMLIHTNEKPYQCSECGKTFRQLSSLKSHQKIHSEEKLHQCSHCDKRFRHRSQLIVHERVHTGEKPYLCSHCGKSFSNPTSFSVHLRVHTGEKPYHCNICGKSFNRQFNFVMHQRIHTGERLYKCSQCEKTFARPDVLRTHERVHTGEKPYHCLICGERFAYLGSFHTHKKKHTEEQTTLKSS encoded by the exons ATGAAGCTCAGTGAAACCTCTGTTGCAG tgttgatgatgatggatgtgatgtgctgtaaatcagtaggaactgatctgtccatgctggatattgatgatttcatcacagaaatctctcagctaaagaaagaggtggcgttactggagacAAAGCTGAGGTTAAGAGGAGATGAAGGACTGAAGAGAGAG gATGTGGATGTGGTTTGTTGTGAATCTTCCACACAGGACTCCGAGCTCAGTCTGACTTTACTCTGTTATACTGAGTCAAAGCCCACAGACGCTcaggacactacagtgtgtgacagtaatcagggcttacaggatgaggaatctactgatcaaacctccacagagtctctggattctgtctggaacgctggagaacagcagcagatcctgcagaccaaactcaagatgtgttcagtcaaacTCATCGACTGCACGAACCTCATGATGGAGACGGGAAGAGAAACCACAGCAGAGGAAGATCacactgatgatgatgatgatgatgatgatggtgatgatgatgatgattttattcCTTCAG ATGAGAAGAGTGATTCATGTTCTGAGGGAGAAATAACGTCCTCAACATCAAAAGAGCGAtggacagcacaaactcatttCAGCATCACCGGTGGAGAGACATTGAGCTCACAGAGAAATTCAGaggaaaaacacacaaaacagaaactcttcaccTGCAGGAGATGTAAGATCAGCTTTACTAccttacaagagaagaaacttcattcacAAGAGCACAGAGAGAAGAAAAAGAAGTTACAATGTAAGAAAAGTGATGAAAAGTCTTTCCACTGCACTGAATGTGACACACATTTCAGTACCAAAGGAAATCTTGATGCTCATAAGACaattcacacaggagaaaaaccATACGAATGTTCTCACTGTGAGATGAGATTCAGACTCAAACCTCATCTGAAGAAACACATGCTTATACACACCAATGAGAAACCGTATCAGTGCAGTGAATGTGGAAAAACCTTTAGGCAGCTATCTTCTCTAAAGTCACATCAAAAAATACACAGTGAGGAAAAACTCCATCAAtgttcacactgtgataaaCGTTTTCGTCATAGAAGTCAGTTGATCGTTCATgaaagagttcacactggagagaaaccttatctcTGCTCTCACTGTGGTAAGAGCTTCTCTAATCCAACTTCTTTCAGTGTTCACctgagagttcacactggagagaaaccttatcactgtaatatttgtgggaagagttttaatcGGCAGTTTAACTTTGTAATGCaccagagaattcatacaggagAAAGActttacaaatgctctcagtgtgagaagacGTTTGCTCGACCAGATGTCCTGAGAACCCATGAGAGAGTTCATaccggagagaaaccttaccaCTGCTTgatctgtggagagagatttGCTTATTTAGGAAGTTTTCATACTCACAAGAAGAAACATACTGAAGAACAAACTACACTGAAATCATCATAG
- the LOC135752322 gene encoding uncharacterized protein isoform X2 codes for MKLSETSVAVLMMMDVMCCKSVGTDLSMLDIDDFITEISQLKKEVALLETKLRLRGDEGLKREDSELSLTLLCYTESKPTDAQDTTVCDSNQGLQDEESTDQTSTESLDSVWNAGEQQQILQTKLKMCSVKLIDCTNLMMETGRETTAEEDHTDDDDDDDDGDDDDDFIPSDEKSDSCSEGEITSSTSKERWTAQTHFSITGGETLSSQRNSEEKHTKQKLFTCRRCKISFTTLQEKKLHSQEHREKKKKLQCKKSDEKSFHCTECDTHFSTKGNLDAHKTIHTGEKPYECSHCEMRFRLKPHLKKHMLIHTNEKPYQCSECGKTFRQLSSLKSHQKIHSEEKLHQCSHCDKRFRHRSQLIVHERVHTGEKPYLCSHCGKSFSNPTSFSVHLRVHTGEKPYHCNICGKSFNRQFNFVMHQRIHTGERLYKCSQCEKTFARPDVLRTHERVHTGEKPYHCLICGERFAYLGSFHTHKKKHTEEQTTLKSS; via the exons ATGAAGCTCAGTGAAACCTCTGTTGCAG tgttgatgatgatggatgtgatgtgctgtaaatcagtaggaactgatctgtccatgctggatattgatgatttcatcacagaaatctctcagctaaagaaagaggtggcgttactggagacAAAGCTGAGGTTAAGAGGAGATGAAGGACTGAAGAGAGAG GACTCCGAGCTCAGTCTGACTTTACTCTGTTATACTGAGTCAAAGCCCACAGACGCTcaggacactacagtgtgtgacagtaatcagggcttacaggatgaggaatctactgatcaaacctccacagagtctctggattctgtctggaacgctggagaacagcagcagatcctgcagaccaaactcaagatgtgttcagtcaaacTCATCGACTGCACGAACCTCATGATGGAGACGGGAAGAGAAACCACAGCAGAGGAAGATCacactgatgatgatgatgatgatgatgatggtgatgatgatgatgattttattcCTTCAG ATGAGAAGAGTGATTCATGTTCTGAGGGAGAAATAACGTCCTCAACATCAAAAGAGCGAtggacagcacaaactcatttCAGCATCACCGGTGGAGAGACATTGAGCTCACAGAGAAATTCAGaggaaaaacacacaaaacagaaactcttcaccTGCAGGAGATGTAAGATCAGCTTTACTAccttacaagagaagaaacttcattcacAAGAGCACAGAGAGAAGAAAAAGAAGTTACAATGTAAGAAAAGTGATGAAAAGTCTTTCCACTGCACTGAATGTGACACACATTTCAGTACCAAAGGAAATCTTGATGCTCATAAGACaattcacacaggagaaaaaccATACGAATGTTCTCACTGTGAGATGAGATTCAGACTCAAACCTCATCTGAAGAAACACATGCTTATACACACCAATGAGAAACCGTATCAGTGCAGTGAATGTGGAAAAACCTTTAGGCAGCTATCTTCTCTAAAGTCACATCAAAAAATACACAGTGAGGAAAAACTCCATCAAtgttcacactgtgataaaCGTTTTCGTCATAGAAGTCAGTTGATCGTTCATgaaagagttcacactggagagaaaccttatctcTGCTCTCACTGTGGTAAGAGCTTCTCTAATCCAACTTCTTTCAGTGTTCACctgagagttcacactggagagaaaccttatcactgtaatatttgtgggaagagttttaatcGGCAGTTTAACTTTGTAATGCaccagagaattcatacaggagAAAGActttacaaatgctctcagtgtgagaagacGTTTGCTCGACCAGATGTCCTGAGAACCCATGAGAGAGTTCATaccggagagaaaccttaccaCTGCTTgatctgtggagagagatttGCTTATTTAGGAAGTTTTCATACTCACAAGAAGAAACATACTGAAGAACAAACTACACTGAAATCATCATAG